A DNA window from Rhodococcus sp. Z13 contains the following coding sequences:
- a CDS encoding organic hydroperoxide resistance protein — MKILYTAEALATGAGRDGHARTSDGKLDLDLALPVEMGGSGKGTNPEQLFAAGYAACFHSALQLVARQEKADVSDSAVGARVGIGPTDGGGFGLAVTLEVTLPDLPREKALELTEKAHQVCPYSNATRGNIDVTLEVTED, encoded by the coding sequence GTGAAGATCCTCTACACCGCCGAAGCACTCGCCACCGGAGCCGGCCGCGACGGCCATGCCCGCACCAGCGACGGAAAGCTCGACCTCGACCTGGCCCTGCCGGTGGAGATGGGCGGCAGTGGCAAGGGCACCAATCCCGAGCAGCTGTTCGCCGCGGGCTACGCCGCCTGCTTCCACTCCGCGCTGCAGCTGGTCGCCCGTCAGGAGAAGGCCGACGTCTCCGACTCCGCGGTCGGCGCCCGCGTCGGCATCGGCCCGACCGACGGCGGCGGGTTCGGTCTCGCCGTCACCCTCGAGGTGACGCTGCCCGACCTCCCCCGTGAGAAGGCCCTCGAGCTGACCGAGAAGGCCCATCAGGTGTGCCCGTATTCCAACGCCACCCGCGGCAACATCGACGTCACCCTCGAGGTCACCGAGGACTGA
- a CDS encoding GntR family transcriptional regulator, producing the protein MPPRRRSILLDRLRVDAPGRPQDAILDELRRAFLSGAAPPGTPIPVGDIAELFGVSRIPVREALKTLIGEGLVSHRRNHGYTVAQLTAAELRELYLVRETLESASLAAAVRNATEEDDRRVRETHAILEKAVLECDSLTYHRESRTFHMALTRPSRMHRLLHMLDYTWNMTEPVQPMVHVGDAERAELHHEHEVMLEAFLARDTEALLAASEHHNRRLDEAIAGLSVEAGLLAADEDDPLRPEDIQFG; encoded by the coding sequence GTGCCGCCACGTCGCAGATCGATCCTGCTCGACCGGCTCCGCGTGGACGCGCCGGGACGACCGCAGGACGCGATCCTCGACGAGCTCCGGCGTGCCTTCCTCTCCGGGGCCGCCCCACCGGGCACCCCGATCCCCGTCGGGGACATCGCCGAACTGTTCGGCGTGAGCCGCATCCCCGTGCGCGAGGCGCTCAAGACCCTCATCGGCGAGGGCCTGGTCTCGCATCGCCGCAACCACGGGTACACCGTGGCCCAGCTGACCGCCGCGGAACTGCGCGAGCTCTATCTCGTCCGCGAGACACTCGAGTCCGCGTCGCTCGCCGCGGCGGTGCGCAACGCCACCGAGGAGGACGACCGGCGGGTCCGCGAGACCCACGCGATCCTCGAAAAGGCGGTGCTCGAATGTGATTCGCTCACTTACCATCGGGAGAGCCGCACCTTCCACATGGCGTTGACCCGGCCGTCGCGGATGCACCGTCTGCTGCACATGCTCGACTACACCTGGAACATGACCGAGCCGGTCCAGCCCATGGTGCACGTCGGCGACGCCGAACGGGCCGAGTTGCACCACGAGCACGAGGTCATGCTCGAGGCCTTCCTCGCGCGCGACACCGAGGCGCTGCTCGCGGCGTCCGAACACCACAACCGGCGGCTCGACGAGGCCATCGCCGGTCTCTCCGTCGAGGCGGGATTGTTGGCCGCCGACGAGGACGACCCGCTCCGGCCGGAAGATATACAGTTCGGGTAA
- a CDS encoding NCS1 family nucleobase:cation symporter-1, which produces MTEVLTPSAGSVPVAPPPAAAAYDPRLTNEDLAPLKNQRWGSYNIFAFWMSDVHSVGGYVTAGSLFALGLASWQVLVALLVGITIVYFFCNLVAKPSQVTGVPYPVICRSVFGVLGANIPAIIRGLIAVAWYGIQTFLASAALDVVLIKLFPSLAPYAVVEDYGFAGLSALGWVSFLTLWVLQACVFWRGMESIRRFIDFCGPAVYVVMFLLCGYLISKAGWGAIDLNLGAVTHTGWASVPVMLGAIALVVSYFSGPMLNFGDFSRYGRTYAAVKQGNFLGLPVNFLVFSLLVVVTASLTMPVYGELITDPVETVARIDSTFAIVLGALTFAIATIGINIVANFISPAFDFSNVSPQRISWRMGGMIAAVGSVLITPWNLYNNPDVIHYTLETLGAFIGPLFGILIADYYLVRKQKVIVDDLFTMSEKGTYWYRKGYNPAAVIATVVGAAVAVVPVLFNNAPGMHTAAQYSWFIGCGLGFLTYFVLATRTRLAVRLPDPVAQEAA; this is translated from the coding sequence ATGACCGAAGTGCTGACACCGAGCGCCGGTAGCGTCCCCGTCGCACCACCTCCGGCCGCAGCCGCGTACGACCCGCGACTGACCAACGAGGACCTCGCCCCGCTGAAGAACCAGCGGTGGGGGTCGTACAACATCTTCGCGTTCTGGATGTCCGACGTGCACAGCGTCGGCGGATACGTCACGGCCGGCAGCCTGTTCGCGCTGGGCCTGGCGAGCTGGCAGGTGCTCGTGGCCCTGCTCGTGGGCATCACCATCGTCTACTTCTTCTGCAATCTCGTCGCGAAGCCGAGCCAGGTCACGGGTGTCCCCTATCCGGTGATCTGCCGCAGCGTGTTCGGTGTCCTGGGCGCGAACATCCCGGCGATCATCCGCGGCCTGATCGCGGTGGCCTGGTACGGGATCCAGACCTTCCTCGCCTCCGCGGCCCTGGACGTCGTCCTGATCAAGCTGTTCCCCTCGCTCGCTCCCTACGCGGTGGTCGAGGACTACGGTTTCGCCGGGCTGTCCGCGCTCGGCTGGGTCAGCTTCCTGACCCTGTGGGTGCTGCAGGCCTGTGTCTTCTGGCGCGGCATGGAGTCGATCCGGCGCTTCATCGACTTCTGCGGTCCCGCCGTCTACGTCGTGATGTTCCTGCTGTGCGGCTACCTGATCTCGAAGGCCGGCTGGGGCGCGATCGACCTGAACCTCGGTGCCGTCACCCACACCGGCTGGGCCTCGGTGCCCGTCATGCTCGGCGCCATCGCGCTGGTCGTGTCGTACTTCTCCGGCCCCATGCTCAACTTCGGCGACTTCTCCCGCTACGGACGGACGTACGCGGCGGTGAAGCAGGGCAACTTCCTCGGGCTGCCCGTCAACTTCCTGGTGTTCTCCCTGCTCGTCGTGGTCACCGCCTCGCTGACCATGCCGGTCTACGGTGAGCTGATCACCGATCCGGTCGAGACGGTCGCCCGCATCGACTCCACCTTCGCCATCGTCCTCGGCGCGCTGACCTTCGCGATCGCCACCATCGGCATCAACATCGTCGCCAACTTCATCTCGCCCGCCTTCGACTTCTCCAACGTCAGCCCGCAGCGGATCAGCTGGCGGATGGGCGGCATGATCGCGGCCGTCGGTTCGGTGCTCATCACTCCGTGGAATCTGTACAACAACCCCGACGTCATCCACTACACGCTCGAGACGCTCGGCGCGTTCATCGGCCCGCTGTTCGGCATCCTCATCGCCGACTACTACCTGGTGCGCAAGCAGAAGGTGATCGTCGACGACCTGTTCACCATGTCGGAGAAGGGCACCTACTGGTACCGCAAGGGATACAACCCCGCCGCGGTGATCGCAACGGTCGTCGGTGCCGCCGTGGCGGTGGTCCCGGTGCTGTTCAACAACGCCCCCGGCATGCACACCGCTGCCCAGTACAGCTGGTTCATCGGGTGCGGTCTCGGATTCCTCACCTACTTCGTGCTCGCGACGCGTACGCGCCTCGCGGTCCGTCTCCCCGATCCCGTCGCACAGGAAGCAGCCTGA
- a CDS encoding oxidoreductase: MAPEATTPLNGHTVVVTGATSGVGEATARALGAAGAHVVLAGRNVDKGRRIAEEIGPRAETKALDLADLKSVRAFAESFTDRRIDVLVNNAGVMAVPLRRTADGFEMQMGTNHLGHFALTGLLLPRITGRVVTVSSAAHLIGRLDLDDLNWEQRRYSRAAGYAQSKLANLLFSLELERRLAAARSPLRAVAAHPGYAATEVGSHTGTWFDRLFGFGKRILQRTPDQGAESVVLAASDPTLSGGYVGPRFLLYGPPGVARVGRRARDRETAARLWELSEKLTGVHFDIR; the protein is encoded by the coding sequence TTGGCGCCTGAGGCCACCACGCCGCTGAACGGCCACACCGTCGTCGTGACGGGAGCCACCAGTGGCGTGGGGGAAGCAACGGCACGTGCTCTCGGCGCCGCCGGAGCCCACGTCGTCCTCGCCGGACGCAACGTCGACAAGGGCCGCCGCATCGCGGAGGAGATCGGTCCACGGGCCGAGACGAAGGCCCTCGACCTCGCCGACCTGAAGTCCGTCCGCGCCTTCGCGGAGTCCTTCACGGACCGGCGGATCGACGTGCTCGTCAACAACGCCGGCGTCATGGCCGTCCCGCTGCGGCGTACCGCGGACGGGTTCGAGATGCAGATGGGCACGAACCATCTCGGGCACTTCGCCCTGACGGGTCTGCTCCTGCCGAGGATCACCGGGCGTGTCGTCACGGTGTCCAGTGCTGCGCACCTGATCGGCCGGCTCGACCTCGACGACCTGAACTGGGAGCAGCGCCGCTACAGCCGGGCCGCGGGCTACGCCCAGTCGAAGCTCGCGAACCTGCTGTTCAGTCTCGAACTGGAACGCCGGCTGGCTGCGGCCCGCTCACCGCTGCGGGCCGTCGCCGCCCATCCGGGCTACGCGGCGACCGAGGTGGGCAGCCACACCGGGACGTGGTTCGACCGGCTGTTCGGCTTCGGCAAGCGGATCCTGCAGCGCACCCCAGACCAGGGTGCGGAATCCGTCGTGCTCGCCGCCTCGGATCCGACCCTCTCGGGCGGATACGTCGGGCCCCGGTTCCTGCTGTACGGCCCGCCCGGCGTCGCCCGCGTGGGGCGCCGCGCCCGCGACCGCGAGACCGCGGCGCGGCTGTGGGAGCTGTCAGAGAAGCTCACCGGAGTGCACTTCGACATCCGCTGA
- a CDS encoding oxidoreductase, with protein MGWTTKDVPDLTGRTAVVTGANSGLGAETARALARAGATVVLACRDVAKGRTVAGELGDRAQVRALDLADLASVRAFAEGVRAEHERIDVLVNNAGVMAVPLRRTADGFEMQIGTNHFGHFALTALLLDRITDRVVTVSSAMHRIGRIDLDDIDWERRRYERWLAYGQSKLANLLFAYELHRRLTAAGSDVKSLAAHPGFSSTNLQYRSEAWYGKIMELTTPFLGQPPDQGALPSLYAATAPEAESGAFYGPDGPFEMRGHPKRVQSSARSRDPELARRLWELSEQLCGVSFPVS; from the coding sequence ATGGGGTGGACTACGAAGGATGTTCCGGACCTCACGGGTCGCACCGCCGTGGTGACGGGGGCGAACAGCGGACTCGGCGCCGAGACGGCACGCGCCCTGGCCCGCGCCGGTGCCACCGTCGTCCTCGCCTGTCGCGACGTCGCGAAGGGGCGGACCGTCGCCGGCGAACTCGGCGACCGGGCGCAGGTGCGCGCACTCGACCTCGCCGATCTGGCGTCCGTGCGGGCCTTCGCGGAGGGCGTGCGCGCCGAGCACGAACGCATCGACGTGCTCGTCAACAACGCCGGGGTCATGGCGGTACCACTGCGCCGCACCGCCGACGGGTTCGAGATGCAGATCGGCACCAACCATTTCGGGCACTTCGCGCTCACCGCGTTGCTGCTCGACCGCATCACCGATCGGGTGGTCACGGTCAGCAGTGCGATGCACCGCATCGGGAGGATCGATCTCGACGACATCGACTGGGAACGCCGACGCTACGAGCGGTGGCTCGCCTACGGGCAGTCCAAGCTGGCGAACCTGCTCTTCGCGTACGAACTGCACCGGCGCCTCACCGCCGCAGGGTCGGACGTGAAATCCCTTGCTGCGCACCCAGGTTTCTCGTCGACCAATCTGCAGTACCGCAGTGAGGCGTGGTACGGGAAGATCATGGAGCTCACCACACCGTTCCTCGGCCAGCCGCCGGATCAGGGTGCCCTGCCGTCGCTGTACGCCGCGACCGCGCCGGAGGCCGAATCGGGCGCCTTCTACGGCCCCGACGGGCCGTTCGAAATGCGCGGACACCCGAAGCGGGTGCAGTCCTCGGCCCGGTCGCGCGATCCGGAACTCGCCCGCCGGCTGTGGGAACTGTCCGAGCAGCTGTGCGGGGTGAGCTTCCCCGTCTCCTGA
- a CDS encoding GNAT family N-acetyltransferase: protein MPSVHHAPLRKIDPESLYRIVALRTDVFVHEQGITCEPELDGRDLEPTTELFWTQEGDEVLATLRVLHDSEDIAHIGRVATARHTRGRGLAGELLEAALATCPGIVDISAQAHLENWYARFGFVRTGPNYIEAGIDHVPMRRSR from the coding sequence GTGCCGTCCGTTCATCACGCACCGCTGAGGAAGATCGACCCCGAGAGCCTCTACCGGATCGTCGCGCTGCGCACCGACGTGTTCGTCCACGAGCAGGGCATCACCTGCGAACCGGAGCTCGACGGCCGCGATCTCGAACCGACCACGGAACTGTTCTGGACGCAGGAGGGCGACGAGGTCCTCGCGACCCTGCGGGTGCTCCACGACAGCGAGGACATCGCGCACATCGGCCGCGTCGCCACGGCCCGCCACACCCGCGGACGCGGCCTGGCCGGTGAGCTGCTCGAGGCGGCGCTGGCGACCTGCCCGGGCATCGTCGACATCTCCGCCCAGGCCCATCTGGAGAACTGGTACGCCCGTTTCGGTTTCGTGCGGACCGGCCCGAACTACATCGAGGCCGGTATCGACCACGTGCCGATGCGCCGGTCGCGCTGA
- a CDS encoding DEAD/DEAH box helicase → MRTQDRSQLSTFSTELGFSLDDFQSQACRALEDDRDVLVCAPTGAGKTVVGEFAAYLALGAGGRCFYTTPVKALSNQKYLDLSRRFGDDRVGLLTGDVSLDSHAPVVVMTTEVLRSMLHGRSPLLDGLTHVVMDEVHYLADRERGAVWEETILSLPGDVRLTSLSATVSNAEEFGGWLRGLRGDLAIVVEETRPVPLTQHMLAGGRLFDLLSPSGRVDETLDRYIAHRQLVEAAPGPSTRRRRRRRGAETSGAGDLPGTVTRLEAEQLLPAIWFRFSRKGCDEAVAECLHASVRLTEAADTAAIRAIAERHTAALPPADLDAIGHTEWLDGLERGFAAHHAGLVPAFRHAVEELFARGLVRVVFATETLAVGVNMPARTVVLERLVKPTADGPVRLTPGEYTQLTGRAGRRGIDDEGHAVVLWTPESAPATVAGLAGARSYPLHSSLRVGYNTAINLVSRRGIAGARALLHRSFAQFQAERSVAALDDAVRANTALLRDLDAELTEVEGFTEYRQLCERLAAARRGADAGTVTALARAVRSHPAHRRGDRDRLLAVAARRAAVHEDTERMRDRITAATGRLVETLDRTLALLDERGYVLLDPYGESVHVTDDGRRLGRIYCTNDLLVAECVRTGAWSGLDPAELAAVASSALGESRRRTPGVPGRTSPAIDEALRATMRLWSELAAREEHHGLRVSPDPDPVAVAAIHRWARGDGLAAALRVASEGGLSAGDLVRRYLRTLDLVDQTGLCRRDALPPVSFSPT, encoded by the coding sequence GTGCGCACGCAGGACCGGTCGCAGCTCTCAACGTTCTCGACCGAACTCGGTTTCTCCCTCGACGACTTCCAGTCGCAGGCCTGCCGCGCACTCGAGGACGACCGCGACGTGCTGGTCTGCGCCCCCACCGGCGCCGGGAAGACCGTCGTCGGCGAGTTCGCGGCGTATCTCGCGCTCGGGGCGGGCGGACGCTGCTTCTACACCACCCCCGTCAAGGCGCTGAGCAACCAGAAGTATCTCGACCTGTCCCGCCGCTTCGGCGACGACCGGGTCGGGCTGCTCACCGGCGACGTCTCCCTCGACTCCCACGCACCCGTCGTGGTCATGACCACCGAGGTGCTCCGCAGCATGCTGCACGGCCGGTCCCCGCTCCTGGACGGGCTGACCCACGTCGTGATGGACGAGGTCCACTATCTCGCCGACCGCGAGCGCGGCGCGGTGTGGGAGGAGACCATCCTGTCGCTGCCCGGCGACGTGCGGCTGACGAGCCTGTCGGCGACGGTGAGCAACGCCGAAGAGTTCGGCGGGTGGCTGCGCGGGCTCCGCGGTGATCTCGCGATCGTCGTCGAGGAGACCCGCCCGGTCCCCCTCACCCAGCACATGCTCGCCGGTGGCCGCCTGTTCGACCTGCTCTCCCCCTCCGGCCGGGTCGACGAGACCCTCGACCGGTACATCGCGCACCGCCAGCTGGTCGAAGCCGCCCCCGGACCGTCCACCCGGCGACGGCGACGCCGGCGCGGCGCCGAGACGTCCGGGGCCGGCGACCTGCCCGGCACCGTCACCCGCCTCGAGGCCGAACAGCTGCTGCCCGCCATCTGGTTCCGGTTCAGCCGCAAGGGATGCGACGAGGCCGTCGCCGAATGCCTCCACGCGTCGGTGCGGCTCACCGAGGCCGCCGACACCGCCGCGATCCGCGCGATCGCCGAACGTCACACGGCCGCACTGCCGCCCGCCGACCTCGACGCGATCGGGCACACCGAATGGCTCGACGGTCTCGAGCGCGGTTTCGCCGCCCACCACGCCGGCCTGGTCCCTGCCTTCCGGCACGCCGTCGAGGAACTGTTCGCCCGGGGACTGGTGCGGGTCGTGTTCGCCACCGAGACCCTCGCCGTCGGCGTGAACATGCCCGCCCGCACCGTGGTGCTCGAACGTCTCGTCAAACCCACCGCCGACGGGCCTGTGCGCCTCACCCCCGGGGAGTACACCCAGCTCACGGGCCGCGCGGGTCGCCGCGGCATCGACGACGAGGGACACGCCGTGGTGCTGTGGACCCCCGAGTCGGCTCCCGCGACGGTGGCCGGGCTCGCCGGGGCGCGTTCCTATCCGCTGCACAGTTCCCTGCGCGTCGGCTACAACACCGCGATCAACCTGGTCTCCAGGCGCGGGATCGCCGGGGCCCGAGCGCTCCTGCACCGTTCCTTCGCCCAGTTCCAGGCCGAACGGTCGGTGGCCGCCCTCGACGACGCGGTCCGCGCCAACACCGCCCTGCTGCGCGATCTCGACGCCGAACTCACCGAGGTGGAGGGTTTCACCGAGTACCGGCAGCTGTGCGAACGGCTCGCGGCGGCGCGACGCGGCGCGGACGCCGGGACCGTCACCGCGCTGGCGCGGGCCGTGCGGTCGCATCCGGCGCACCGCCGCGGTGACCGCGACCGGCTGCTCGCCGTCGCGGCGCGACGCGCGGCCGTACACGAGGACACCGAACGGATGCGCGACCGGATCACCGCGGCGACCGGCCGTCTGGTGGAGACCCTCGACCGCACCCTGGCGCTGCTCGACGAGCGCGGCTACGTGCTGCTCGACCCCTACGGGGAGTCCGTCCACGTCACCGACGACGGTCGGCGTCTGGGCCGGATCTACTGCACCAACGACCTTCTCGTCGCCGAGTGCGTGCGGACCGGCGCGTGGTCGGGTCTCGACCCGGCCGAACTCGCCGCCGTCGCCTCGAGCGCACTCGGGGAGAGCCGGCGCCGCACCCCTGGGGTGCCGGGCCGCACCAGCCCCGCCATCGACGAGGCGCTGCGCGCCACGATGCGGTTGTGGAGCGAGCTGGCCGCACGGGAGGAGCACCACGGCCTGCGGGTGAGTCCCGATCCGGATCCCGTGGCGGTCGCCGCGATCCACCGCTGGGCGCGGGGTGACGGGCTCGCCGCAGCCCTGCGGGTCGCGTCCGAGGGCGGGCTGTCGGCGGGCGATCTGGTCCGCCGTTATCTGCGCACCCTCGATCTCGTCGACCAGACCGGGCTGTGCCGGCGCGACGCGCTGCCGCCGGTGTCCTTCTCCCCCACCTGA
- a CDS encoding aspartate/glutamate racemase family protein — MFVKVVNPNTTWSMTATIEACARAVAGPGTRVEAVSPSMGPPSIESHYDESLAVPGILTEIAKGEREGADGYVIACFGDPGLDAAREVASGPVVGIAEAAMHTASMLGRSFSVVTTLARTTGRAWELAHRYGMRDACRGVHACDLPVLALDNDPDARKIVTEACLDALYADGSDVIVLGCAGMADLCAQISAEIGVPVVDGVAAATLTVQSMVTMGLATGKRGEFAPPPPKRYSGLLEGFTTEG, encoded by the coding sequence ATGTTCGTCAAGGTCGTCAACCCGAACACCACGTGGTCGATGACCGCCACGATCGAGGCGTGTGCCCGGGCCGTCGCCGGCCCGGGCACACGTGTCGAGGCGGTCAGCCCGTCGATGGGACCACCGTCCATCGAGAGCCACTACGACGAGTCGCTCGCCGTCCCGGGCATCCTCACCGAGATCGCGAAGGGAGAACGCGAGGGCGCCGACGGCTACGTGATCGCGTGCTTCGGAGATCCGGGGCTGGACGCAGCCCGCGAGGTCGCGAGCGGACCGGTGGTGGGGATCGCCGAGGCGGCGATGCACACCGCGAGCATGCTGGGCCGCAGCTTCTCCGTCGTCACCACCCTGGCCCGCACGACGGGCCGCGCCTGGGAGCTGGCCCACCGCTACGGCATGCGCGACGCATGCCGGGGCGTGCACGCCTGCGACCTGCCGGTGCTGGCCCTCGACAACGACCCCGACGCCCGCAAGATCGTCACCGAGGCGTGCCTCGACGCGCTGTACGCGGACGGCTCCGACGTGATCGTCCTCGGCTGCGCCGGCATGGCCGATCTGTGTGCGCAGATCTCCGCCGAGATCGGCGTGCCGGTGGTCGACGGGGTCGCGGCCGCGACACTGACCGTGCAGTCGATGGTGACGATGGGCCTGGCGACCGGAAAGCGCGGCGAGTTCGCCCCGCCCCCGCCGAAGCGGTATTCGGGTCTGCTCGAAGGGTTCACCACAGAGGGGTGA
- a CDS encoding MarR family winged helix-turn-helix transcriptional regulator, translated as MPSHLDLDQQVCFALYRASRATTALYRTLLDRLGITYPQYLVLLALWERDGRGVHDLCTALDLDTGTLSPLLKRLEAAGYVERRRQRTDERRVVVHLTEAGRALRAEAEDIPGCVAQASRFDLDELVALRDMLHRLTAALQDAPGDTPTKGRTP; from the coding sequence GTGCCGTCCCATCTCGATCTCGATCAGCAGGTGTGCTTCGCGCTCTACCGCGCGTCGCGCGCCACCACCGCGCTCTACCGGACCCTGCTCGACCGGTTGGGCATCACCTACCCGCAGTACCTGGTGCTCCTGGCCCTGTGGGAACGCGACGGACGCGGCGTGCACGATCTGTGCACGGCTCTCGACCTGGACACCGGCACACTCTCCCCACTGCTCAAACGCCTCGAAGCCGCCGGCTACGTCGAACGCCGGCGGCAACGGACCGACGAACGCCGCGTCGTCGTCCATCTCACCGAGGCCGGCCGAGCACTCCGGGCAGAGGCCGAGGACATCCCCGGCTGTGTGGCGCAGGCCAGTCGGTTCGACCTCGACGAACTGGTCGCGCTGCGCGACATGCTCCATCGCCTGACCGCCGCGCTGCAGGACGCACCCGGCGACACCCCCACGAAAGGCAGGACACCGTGA